The Kitasatospora paranensis genome has a window encoding:
- the lepB gene encoding signal peptidase I: MSSVTERPAAKPAPARRRRSAASLLQGVAIAVGFALLVGGFGLIAMDYRPYRVPTTSMSPTIQPDDTVLARKIGGGSVGRGDIVVFTEQSWGGATMVKRVVAVGGDTVACCDSAGHLTVNGVGVTEPYADVRGGTGAAFSITVPEGRLFLLGDSRFNSLDSRSHLDVASGTVAASDVVAKVEARVWPSSRATFLGRTAAFDALKGPIATRPGLLAPAAYGAVGGAALVLLAGAMGSVASLVRRVSRRRS; encoded by the coding sequence ATGAGCAGTGTCACGGAGCGTCCGGCAGCGAAGCCGGCGCCGGCCCGCCGGCGACGTAGCGCAGCCTCGCTGCTGCAGGGCGTGGCCATCGCCGTCGGGTTCGCGCTGCTCGTCGGTGGCTTCGGGTTGATCGCGATGGACTACCGTCCCTACCGCGTGCCGACGACGTCCATGTCTCCCACCATCCAGCCGGACGACACCGTGCTGGCCCGGAAGATCGGCGGAGGATCGGTCGGCCGTGGCGACATCGTCGTCTTTACCGAGCAGAGCTGGGGCGGTGCGACGATGGTGAAGCGTGTCGTCGCAGTCGGCGGCGACACAGTGGCCTGCTGCGACTCGGCAGGGCACCTGACCGTGAACGGCGTCGGTGTGACCGAACCCTACGCAGATGTCCGAGGCGGCACTGGTGCCGCCTTCAGCATCACCGTGCCCGAGGGGCGCCTCTTCCTGCTCGGAGACTCGCGCTTCAATTCCCTGGACTCCCGCAGCCACCTGGATGTCGCCAGCGGGACAGTGGCTGCCTCGGACGTGGTCGCCAAGGTGGAGGCACGTGTCTGGCCGTCGTCCCGGGCCACGTTCCTCGGCCGCACTGCCGCCTTTGACGCCCTCAAGGGGCCGATTGCAACCCGACCGGGGCTGCTCGCACCCGCGGCGTACGGCGCCGTCGGTGGAGCTGCGCTGGTCCTGTTGGCGGGCGCGATGGGATCGGTTGCCTCGCTGGTGCGCCGCGTGAGCCGTCGACGGAGCTGA
- a CDS encoding YraN family protein, whose amino-acid sequence MAARRLVHDGLRILERNWRCSEGELDIVALDGETLAVCEVKTRSERAFQQPAEGIDRPKAERLRRLAERWLNERWPVHFEQLAQKVVGAVQATGTSDGPAPPPPEAFASTSSRWSTVSVVRR is encoded by the coding sequence GTGGCTGCCCGGCGCCTCGTCCACGACGGCCTGCGCATCCTGGAACGGAACTGGCGGTGCTCCGAGGGCGAGCTCGACATCGTTGCTCTCGACGGCGAGACACTCGCCGTCTGCGAGGTCAAGACCCGCTCGGAGCGTGCCTTCCAGCAACCCGCGGAGGGCATCGACAGGCCCAAGGCCGAGCGCCTCCGTCGGCTGGCCGAGCGCTGGCTCAACGAGCGCTGGCCGGTCCACTTCGAGCAGCTCGCCCAGAAGGTCGTCGGCGCGGTCCAGGCCACCGGGACGTCGGACGGGCCCGCGCCGCCGCCCCCGGAGGCGTTCGCATCGACCTCATCGCGGTGGTCAACCGTTTCCGTGGTGCGGCGCTGA
- the lepB gene encoding signal peptidase I: MTTHEPAADRVGRTAPKGADSPARSVVVPVGAAGGAGAALTDPAAAQTAEGVDGAGAAEGPGLVEGADGVGTVAVPPGDGAQGGSRGGWGRDLLLVGAVCLLVLLIANAFVARPFAVPSGSMENTLRPGDRLVVNELAYAFGGHVRRGDVVVFDGTGSFLPYAADPSAARKLLNRVGLSSAGDSVFVKRVVGIAGDRVTCCGTDGRIRVNGEPLDEAGYLAPGDSPSEVPFDVLVPAGRLWLMGDHRSDSSDSRDHLGQPGGGFVPESRVIGRAEWVVFPFGRWTSLTRPGAFAAIGGTGSHGDQG, from the coding sequence ATGACCACGCACGAACCTGCCGCGGACCGCGTCGGAAGAACCGCCCCCAAGGGTGCGGACTCGCCGGCGCGGTCCGTCGTCGTTCCTGTCGGTGCTGCGGGCGGGGCGGGCGCGGCGTTGACGGACCCTGCTGCTGCTCAGACGGCTGAGGGTGTCGACGGTGCGGGGGCTGCTGAGGGCCCCGGGCTGGTTGAGGGTGCCGACGGCGTCGGGACGGTTGCAGTCCCGCCCGGTGACGGCGCCCAAGGCGGCTCTCGTGGGGGATGGGGACGCGACCTCCTGTTGGTGGGGGCTGTCTGCCTGCTCGTGCTGCTCATCGCGAATGCCTTCGTGGCGCGACCTTTCGCTGTTCCGTCGGGCTCCATGGAGAACACCCTTCGCCCTGGGGACAGGCTGGTGGTCAATGAGCTCGCCTACGCCTTCGGTGGGCACGTTCGACGCGGCGACGTCGTGGTGTTCGACGGGACCGGTTCGTTTCTTCCCTACGCTGCTGACCCCTCCGCCGCTCGAAAGCTGTTGAACCGAGTCGGGCTCTCCTCGGCCGGTGATTCGGTCTTCGTGAAGCGGGTTGTCGGGATCGCGGGTGACAGGGTGACCTGCTGCGGTACGGACGGCAGGATCCGCGTCAATGGCGAGCCTCTCGACGAAGCCGGCTATCTGGCTCCTGGCGACTCGCCGTCCGAGGTGCCGTTCGACGTCCTGGTGCCGGCTGGCCGGCTCTGGCTCATGGGGGATCACCGGAGCGATTCCAGTGACTCGCGCGACCACCTGGGGCAGCCGGGTGGCGGTTTCGTGCCCGAGTCGCGGGTGATCGGCCGGGCCGAGTGGGTGGTGTTCCCGTTCGGTCGGTGGACCTCCCTGACCCGGCCGGGAGCCTTTGCCGCGATTGGGGGGACTGGTAGCCATGGGGACCAGGGGTAA
- the lepB gene encoding signal peptidase I — protein MGDLVIGARSGAPEPEGTGGRAVRSAQAAQAADSGAAGAAAASDGSPAGTPDDSEGTVSEVPERDTVAGDGSGDDRPRPQKQRSFWKELPILVGIALILALVIKTFFVQAFSIPSGSMENTLKIGDRVLVDKLTPWFGAEPQRGEVVVFHDPGGWLNDEPTQQSNSAFVRGIQNVFSFIGLMPSSNEKDLIKRVIAVGGDTVECQGSGPVKVNGIALNEPYIFPGNTPCGEKPFGPVKVPNGRIWVMGDHRGDSLDSRYHQDQPGGGTVPVGNVVGRAFVVAWPIGDWATLPVPDTFDQKGLSAAAPMTLPAAGAAVALPAVWWIRRRRD, from the coding sequence GTGGGGGATCTGGTGATCGGTGCCCGCTCGGGTGCCCCGGAGCCCGAGGGCACGGGCGGTCGCGCGGTCCGGTCGGCCCAGGCCGCGCAGGCCGCCGATTCCGGTGCGGCGGGAGCGGCTGCCGCTTCGGACGGTAGTCCTGCCGGTACCCCGGACGACTCGGAGGGCACAGTGAGTGAAGTCCCCGAGCGGGACACGGTGGCTGGTGACGGATCTGGAGACGACAGACCCCGTCCCCAGAAGCAGCGTTCCTTCTGGAAGGAACTCCCGATCCTGGTCGGCATCGCGCTGATTCTGGCGCTGGTGATCAAGACGTTCTTCGTCCAGGCCTTCTCGATCCCGTCGGGCTCGATGGAGAACACCCTGAAGATCGGGGACCGCGTCCTGGTCGACAAGCTCACTCCCTGGTTCGGCGCCGAGCCCCAGCGGGGCGAGGTCGTGGTCTTCCACGACCCGGGTGGCTGGCTGAACGACGAGCCGACCCAGCAGAGCAACAGCGCTTTCGTCCGAGGCATTCAGAACGTCTTCAGCTTCATCGGCCTGATGCCCTCCTCCAACGAGAAGGACCTGATCAAGCGGGTCATCGCGGTGGGTGGAGACACCGTCGAGTGTCAGGGCAGCGGTCCGGTCAAGGTGAACGGGATCGCCCTCAACGAGCCGTACATCTTCCCGGGTAACACCCCGTGCGGGGAGAAGCCCTTTGGTCCGGTCAAGGTGCCCAACGGTCGGATCTGGGTGATGGGCGACCACCGTGGTGACTCCCTCGACTCGCGCTACCACCAGGACCAGCCCGGCGGTGGAACGGTGCCGGTCGGCAACGTGGTCGGTCGGGCCTTCGTGGTCGCGTGGCCGATCGGGGACTGGGCGACGCTTCCGGTGCCGGACACCTTCGACCAGAAGGGCCTCTCGGCGGCGGCTCCGATGACGCTGCCGGCGGCGGGCGCGGCTGTTGCCCTGCCGGCTGTGTGGTGGATCCGCAGGCGTCGAGACTGA
- the rplS gene encoding 50S ribosomal protein L19, with the protein MSNKLAAVDAASLRTDVPSFRPGDTLKVHVRVIEGNRSRVQVFQGVVIRRHGAGIGETFTVRKVSFNVGVERTFPVHTPIVEKIEVVTRGAVRRAKLYYLRELRGKAAKIKEKRDK; encoded by the coding sequence ATGAGCAACAAGCTCGCTGCTGTCGACGCGGCCTCGCTGCGCACCGACGTCCCGTCCTTCCGCCCGGGTGACACCCTCAAGGTGCACGTCCGCGTCATCGAAGGCAACCGCTCCCGCGTCCAGGTCTTCCAGGGCGTCGTCATCCGTCGCCACGGCGCCGGCATCGGTGAGACCTTCACCGTCCGCAAGGTCAGCTTCAACGTCGGCGTGGAGCGCACCTTCCCGGTGCACACCCCGATCGTCGAGAAGATCGAGGTCGTGACCCGCGGTGCCGTCCGCCGCGCCAAGCTGTACTACCTCCGTGAGCTCCGCGGCAAGGCCGCGAAGATCAAGGAGAAGCGCGACAAGTAA
- the lepB gene encoding signal peptidase I, which produces MGTRGKGRPVTAAPSSGTGAPDFSEAGEGAGAERAGRRLSGVTRGRAERRRTAQRAARRRRRSLFRELPLVVIVALVIALVLKTFFVQVFVIPSGSMEQTIQIGDRVLVDKLTPWFGNQPSRGEVVVFRDPGGWLENDRTVSNDGPVLHRVKQVFSSVGLLPSDNEHDLIKRVIGVGGDTVECCDAKGRLSVNGAPVDEAYLAPGNVPSRQAFKITVPAGRLWVMGDHRDLSADSRSHMANPGGGTIPVGNVVGRAVVIAWPLPRLGRLDVPGSLSSLPTRTPAASAAGTAGPIESSGGFGTAGPDPAEPSLVMGVLGALPFVVRRGQAGRRQSRRSG; this is translated from the coding sequence ATGGGGACCAGGGGTAAGGGACGGCCGGTGACGGCTGCACCCTCGTCGGGAACGGGCGCTCCGGACTTCTCGGAGGCCGGGGAAGGCGCAGGGGCCGAGCGAGCGGGCCGCCGGCTCTCGGGTGTTACCCGCGGTCGTGCCGAGCGCCGTAGGACAGCCCAGCGTGCGGCTCGCCGCCGCCGCCGGTCGCTCTTCCGCGAGCTGCCGTTGGTCGTGATCGTGGCACTGGTGATCGCGCTGGTGCTCAAGACGTTCTTCGTCCAGGTCTTCGTCATCCCTTCGGGCTCGATGGAGCAGACGATTCAGATCGGCGACCGCGTGCTGGTCGACAAGCTGACCCCGTGGTTCGGCAATCAGCCGAGCCGCGGAGAGGTCGTGGTCTTCCGGGATCCAGGTGGCTGGCTGGAGAACGACCGCACGGTGTCGAACGACGGGCCGGTTCTCCACCGGGTGAAGCAGGTCTTCTCCTCCGTGGGGCTGTTGCCCTCCGACAATGAGCACGACCTGATCAAGCGGGTCATCGGGGTTGGCGGGGACACCGTCGAATGCTGTGACGCGAAGGGTCGGCTGAGTGTCAACGGCGCCCCCGTCGACGAGGCCTACCTGGCGCCCGGCAACGTCCCGTCGCGGCAGGCGTTCAAGATCACTGTGCCTGCGGGGCGCCTCTGGGTCATGGGCGATCACCGCGATCTTTCGGCTGACTCCCGGTCGCACATGGCGAATCCCGGGGGAGGCACCATTCCTGTGGGGAACGTCGTCGGCCGCGCCGTCGTTATCGCATGGCCGCTCCCGAGACTCGGTCGGCTCGATGTGCCGGGTTCGCTCTCCTCTCTTCCGACCCGTACGCCGGCTGCTTCGGCCGCAGGCACTGCCGGTCCGATTGAGTCGTCCGGTGGATTTGGGACCGCCGGGCCGGATCCTGCGGAACCTTCGCTCGTTATGGGTGTGTTGGGCGCACTTCCGTTCGTTGTTCGGAGGGGACAGGCCGGCCGTCGGCAGAGCCGTCGGTCCGGTTGA
- a CDS encoding DUF2469 domain-containing protein: MSAEDLEKYETEMELKLYREYRDVVGLFKYVIETERRFYLTNDYDLQVHSVQGEVFFEVSMADAWVWDMYRPARFVRKVRVLTFKDVNIEELAKSDLELPSDDSSFGN, translated from the coding sequence ATGAGTGCCGAAGACCTCGAGAAGTACGAGACCGAGATGGAGCTCAAGCTCTACCGGGAGTACCGGGACGTCGTCGGTCTCTTCAAGTACGTCATCGAGACCGAGCGACGCTTTTATCTCACGAACGACTACGACCTTCAGGTGCACTCCGTTCAGGGGGAAGTGTTCTTCGAGGTGTCGATGGCGGACGCTTGGGTGTGGGACATGTACCGGCCGGCGCGGTTCGTCCGGAAGGTCCGGGTCCTGACCTTCAAGGACGTCAATATCGAGGAGCTGGCCAAGAGCGACCTGGAGCTCCCCTCCGACGACAGTTCCTTCGGCAACTGA
- a CDS encoding NUDIX hydrolase produces the protein MTAVEVRRRRAVRVLLLDRDDRLLLLHGLDPAAPGVSWWITPGGGLEPGESEREAALRELAEEVGLVGVDLGPLVAYDTVSFSFQGQLYQQEQHFLLARTDRVEAGLETRAAAEEHASLIEARWWTAAELRETGETVYPARLPELLDRLVMDGPPVVPVGL, from the coding sequence GTGACCGCCGTGGAGGTCCGGCGTCGGCGAGCCGTCCGCGTCCTCCTGCTCGACCGGGACGACCGCCTCCTACTGCTGCACGGTCTGGACCCGGCGGCCCCCGGTGTGTCCTGGTGGATCACGCCGGGCGGTGGCCTGGAGCCGGGCGAGAGCGAGCGCGAGGCGGCGCTGCGCGAACTCGCCGAGGAGGTCGGACTCGTCGGTGTGGACCTCGGACCATTGGTGGCGTACGACACTGTGTCGTTCTCCTTTCAGGGGCAGCTCTACCAGCAGGAACAGCACTTCCTGCTGGCAAGGACCGATCGGGTGGAGGCCGGATTGGAGACCAGAGCGGCCGCGGAGGAGCACGCCTCTCTGATCGAGGCACGCTGGTGGACTGCGGCCGAGCTGAGAGAGACCGGGGAGACCGTTTATCCGGCCCGGTTGCCGGAGCTTCTCGACCGCCTGGTCATGGATGGCCCGCCGGTCGTGCCGGTAGGGCTCTGA